Proteins co-encoded in one Octopus bimaculoides isolate UCB-OBI-ISO-001 chromosome 7, ASM119413v2, whole genome shotgun sequence genomic window:
- the LOC106879749 gene encoding uncharacterized protein LOC106879749, protein MVFAARQLQEKCQERNVDLYSTYVDLTKAFDTDSREGLWRILAKYGCLRKCITIVRRLHNGMLAMVQDNGETSDPFPVYNGVKQGFLAPTTFSLTFSAMLTDAFRDTDIRIGIKYRSDGSVFNHGRLKAKTKRLNAVDRFTYLGSTLYRNIVVDEEINARLGKANAGKDQGIQVCCSHNAAKWLRVLDGLLALCQEAEPLSYNTPQKTSRHKVAGQDPDTEVLIRANLPSIHTLLMQSQIRWAGHVAHVSDDRLPKRLIFGELQKGKRSQGGQKKRFKDILKASLKAFNIDHDTWEQSALDRERWRSAVHKGANTRETNRIAGAEYRRQARKNRANNPVAGAIIP, encoded by the exons ATGGTGTTTGCTGctagacagctgcaggagaagtgTCAGGAGAGAAACGTCGACCTCTATTCCACCTACGTCGACCtgaccaaggcctttgatacCGATAGTAGAGAAGGTCTCTGGAGAATCTTGGCGAAGTACGGATGCCTCAGAAAATGCATCACCATCGTAAGACGACTACACAATGGCATGTTGGCAATGGTACAGGACAACGGAGAGACCTCTGATCCATTCCCTGTCTACAACGGAGTGAAACAAGGATTCCTTGCTCCCACTACGTTCAGCCTTACGTTCTCAGCTATGCTGACAGATGCTTTCAGGGACACTGACATACGCATCGGAATCAAGTACCGGTCCGACGGTTCAGTCTTCAACCATGGACGGCTCAAAGCGAAAACCAAG CGACTGAACGCGGTGGACAGGTTCACCTACCTTGGTAGCACACTCTATAGAAATATTGTCGTCGATGAGGAAATCAACGCCAGACTCGGCAAGGCAAATGCCGGCAAAGATCAAGGTATACAGGTCTGTTGTTCTCATAACGCTGCTAAATGGCTGCGAGTCCTGGACGGTCTACTAGCGTTATGCCAGGAAGCTGAACCACTTTCATACAATACGCCTCAGAAAACTTCTCGGCATAAAGTGGCAGGACAGGATCCGGACACCGAGGTACTAATACGTGCTAACCTGCCCAGCATCCATACCCTCTTGATGCAGTCTCAGATTCGCTGGGCTGGGCACGTAGCTCATGTGTCAGACGATCGATTACCAAAAAGATTGATCTTTGGCGAGCTGCAAAAGGGAAAACGCTCACAAGGCGGCCAGAAGAAGCGCTTTAAGGACATTCTGAAAGCCTCACTGAAAGCCTTCAACATCGACCATGACACTTGGGAGCAGTCTGCTCTAGACAGAGAAAGGTGGCGATCAGCTGTCCACAAGGGTGCCAACACACGCGAGACCAATAGGATCGCTGGTGCAGAATACCGCAGACAAGCCAGAAAGAACAGAGCTAACAACCCTGTAGCAGGCGCTATCATTCCCTGA